The genomic interval CCATTTGAAATCACAATGACATCATAGGGTAGTCTATAAAGCCCTGTATTTTGGATTTTTATAAGTTTAATTCAATGCATTCAAGTCATTAAAtccatgaaaaaaaatgcatttgataTAAACTGACCAGGCCTCTATTGTGAAAGCCACCTACATTTTTAATAGCTGTCAAAATCAGCATTGTAAGGACCTAATCTTGTACAGAGTACTGGATTTGGTCAAGTTGCTTGATCACACAGCAAACCAATTTACATGGCCAAATGCATTTATAAAATCAATATCTGGAGTCTGAAAGCCAATTAAATTTTGAATATAAACTTTTAACCtaacatttaaatcatttttcaaaCCTTGGACATAAAGTGTCCATCCTATTAGATACTTAATTTTAAAGAGAACTACCGTAAACAAGATCAAATAGACGTAGCTCCCTGAAGGGTTTCTTCCCATGACGTCCAAAGAGGTTGTATTGCAGTGCCAGGTCAGGTGACATTATAAACGCCATCATTCTTCGGGTTGCGTCATCTATCGAAGAACCTCCAATTTCTCCAACCATGGCAACCTGAGAATACATAATGAAagttacagaaaataaattctATGGTTACTGAACAGTTGGATGATACTACCATTTCATAATTCTTCTTTATTACCCTCTGTCTATGCCCCCCAAATCCTCATTTCCCCAtgcctctctgtcttcctctccatgGGATACAggtttagtaaaaaaaaaaaaaaaagaaagaatgtcatgaaaaagaaaaaggcagacTTTGAATGATCTGAGGCTATGAGGTTGTTATATTTGTAcgttagattaaaaaaaaaatcataatagcACAATTAAtagataaaatattaataaacccatttagaaatatatttttgtccAAATTTTGTCCACATAAAATATGACGCTATTTAGTAACCACATCTCTGTAAATTCTGAAACTCTGTGACCATGACAGCACAAGCAACATCATAAACGATGAGGACAGACTTGTCGGACACTGTTGTCGTTTCACCGAGAGAtctttttctgcatttcttgTGCTGGATGTGAAATTATTTTCTTGACTCTATATCCACTAAACGGAGTGTGctcatctgtctgtgtttgtgtgtgtgtgtgtgtgtgtgtgtgtgtgtgtgtgtgtgtgtgtgtgtgtgcatgcacgtttttgtgtttctgtgtgcgcATCGGGGCTGAACTCTGTTGTgcgcgatacagagagcagaggaaaataTGAACGCACAACGATGTAGATaagtcatgtaaataagataaataacataaggctatttagtctgttaaacaaaagaacaaagtatagccctgatctataagagaggtaaccttAAATTACTTGTGCTTTGATCTGGCgctatacagaaaataaaattaacattgaaatattttgatctcattaaattaaattataaaaaattctaaatgcacctgcaatttttaatttttttgtgtgtaatttattcaaaaaataaataaaataaaatcggGGAGGGGGGGGCTCCAAGGAAAAAAGGTTGGGAACCACTGTGATAGATGATACGTGCAACCAGCAGCTGATAGATGAGTTACTGACAAGTGACTGACAAGAAGCAAGTGCAAATACAGTAAAAAGTTAATGAGACTTGAACTTACAACCCTTGACATGAACTCCAAGTCTGACAGCTTCTCGTTCATGGCCTGGACATCATCAATAGTTGTTAACGGAAACACTGCTCCCTGTGGTGGTTCTGACAACGTCGAAGCCTCTCTTTGCTTCAGCAAAGTGTTAAGCATTTTGCTATGCACTCTCTGTGTGTCCTTCACTTCCTCAAGTAAAGTTAGCAATTTTATACACATGGCTTCTCCAAGGCTACTGGCACTGTTAAGACTTGAGGAGGCGCTACTGGCACTGCTCACACATGAGGTGGCACTCGGGCTTCTCAGAGTTGGAGTGGCACTCGGGCTTCTCAGAGTTGGAGTGGCACTCGGGCTTCTCAGAGTCGGGGTAGCACTGGGGCTTCTCAGAGTCGGGGTAGCACTGGGGCTTCTCAGAGTCGGGGTGGCACTGGGGCTTCTCAGAGTCGGGGTAGCACTGGGGCTTCTCAGAGTCGGGGTAGCACTGGGGTTTCTCAGAGTCGGGGTGGCACTGGGGCTTTGCAGAGTCGGGGTGGCACTGGGGCTTTGCAGAGTCGGGGTGGAACTATAGTCATTTACTCTGTATGGTGTACTGGTGCTTCCTGAGTAAGCATCGTGACTGGTTACTCTCGCACTTACAATTGGCTTATATGCTTTAAAATGGCTACCAAATTCaatgggaggagagggaggcacTTCATCGTCACCACATGTATCGGATTCCTCTTCACTTGATTCAAGGGGTGGGGCTCTCATGGATCGCCTACATTAAGATAAAAGTAAAGAGAAGTTACTCAAATGTTATCAAGACAGTGCTAGGCGTACATACATTAACATAATGCAAATACTGCATTGCATTCCATcccatctgtttttgttccCATTTGTTGAATTAACAATACTAATTAACTCGCAGCATCAAAGTACACAGCTGAACAAAGTCAGGTTATAGTAAGAAAATGTGGTCAATTTGTATCTGATAGGCGTTTCACTTGGTGTTATCGGTGTTATCCACAAGTATGAGTCTTAAAAGTCTTAtgccaaataaataaaaggcagATTATTCTTTGTCAGCTGCATTGATAACTTAGGAATCAGTTGAATTGTTATAATTGATTGTCTTTGTCTGATGGTTCATTGAGGACCTTAATAATAGTAAACAGGTGGAGCAATTTAGAAAATATGGAGAGGAAAGATTAGAAATTACTGATGAGTCTGGACTCCCAGGGAGGAAGCTCAGGCCAACCAGCATGGAACAAAGCATGTCCCAAAGGTAGAAGGAGGCTGGTAGTGGAGCTGGTACATAGACAGAAGGAGGTAGTAAGGTGCACTAAGGCTGTGACCCAGGCTAAGCAGGGACAGTGGGtgcgtctcaaagctcttaactgcagtctcctctctcctctgccaaaccggaagtagttactgacccgCCATTTTAaattgcgtcccaaagctcctaacgctgctggaggagagaggagtgaggacggaggagactgatcggaggagggataatcgaggagaCACGGGAGCAGACTTcacggaagtcttttctctgacagacacgcccccttaacaaatacctctcactgattggacgctgcagcggctcggacttaactgAAACTTAacttcagctgagtttaataataatgaaaagatggaccttaaaacagtcactaagggtgccctgaaacagatcataaacatccgtctgtgtgtgatgagctgagattaaaaagtgtttgatgtgagtttcaAACACgaaatactgaacataaaatcaaaataacagGATCACTCCTGAgttttatatctgattgtttatttcagattcactgtctgaTTAAATAGAGACATAAcatctaatatcatagatagaatagaTATATTCATGgtcagttatttctcctgttagtttccccgtttgttctcgttttcttcatgaagagaattaaagtctgacagtaaagtttgtctgttagtaaaaacacttgttatatttcccaTCATGTTAATAAAGGTTCATAtcaggctgatcattaatgagcacggggtttgaaaagaggtgCATGGGTTATATTTTctcttaaagtaataaataatttaataatgaggcatttcaccggtgaatcgatccgtgatgcttcaggacgaaataaacagagagcagattgtcttcatgtgcaggtgtgtgttaaacaggtaaacacagagacagagctctgttactgtttatatctatcagagttattacagtgaacatgtgtgcagacacaaacagctgttagagccgtcatcacaaaccgacgtcgcttcacttgacgctccggaggaaaggacgtctcatttctcttaatacaaatctcctcgtttcctctctcctctcgtttcatttccttgcatctctggtgggcggggctAAGACGCGAGTGAACGATGCGAGGATGGAAGAtaagagctttgagacgcaCCCAGTGTGTGGGTGAAGAGAAGAGGGAACTAAGATGAAGGGACCTATGAAGTATGGAGGATAGTCAGGTCTGGGGTGCTATCACTGCAGAACGTAAACTTCTGGGTCGACAGGGACCCATCATGTTCAATTGTGCTCAAGGTCATGTAGCACAAGTTAACCTTTCAACTTTAGTTCAGGATAAACTCATAACAAACATTAGAAATAATAAGGTTAATTTAACTCAGAAAACTTTAGAATCTAAAAGAGGAAGAACAAATTTGATAAATATTCATACCAAGGAGACTTGGATAAGGTTATTCAAAATTGTATGAAAatttcaacaaaataaatgaacatagattaaattatttcacaatgacaaaataaattaaaatccttttttgctcaaaaagtatttttcatGCTCTTCAGTTCAGTTTAATCAATGTCTTCTTTCAAAACATTTAGTTTAATTTCAGTCCAACTTAGGGCGTTTTCACATCCGGCCCAGTTATTTCGAACCATGCTGCcatacatgaaaaagaaaatcctctGCTGGGCTGGGCTGCAGTCAGGCTGAGCAGCATTGTGTAATGGAAAAGCCCCATTTGTCACTTTCTGGCAAGGGGACATCACTGTCACTCCCATCTCATCTGAAAATACCTGTCCttttccccctccctcctctcagtaCCAAATTGCtaattttgtgtgtattttcaaaaatgtaagtGGGCGGAGTCAGCTTTGACTTTGGGATTCATTTACACTGAaatttatctttaaaaatacatatattaggcaaagaggaaaaacaaaattttGATCCATGTATAATGTGAACTTAACccagaaattaaattaagtaTTACTTATAATAAATTATCTATAGTAATAGTATGTGAATAATATAATAGTTAATAAATAATGCAATAACAGATTTAAACACAATCCCAGCATAAACGGGAATAAAGGGTGTGACAGACAATTTTTTGGTGGAAATTTGTTTCAGTTAAAATCAGAGATGGTCATGCAGGTCAAAAGACTTAAGCAGACAATGAGTCTGTTATTATGGATACAAACTTGAACATGCATTAAAGGCTAAATAAAGCTTTCTGATATTAATCACAGCTTTTTAAGGCTTGTATCATTAAAATCTTTCAGGTCAGACCAGGAAACCATTCAAAATTAGAGCACAAATTTGTTTCATAGGTTTAGCCCTTTAATTTCACTCTCAAAAGATTGATGTTATTACTTTTAAATGTACTAAATTTTCTTACAGGGGACCATGCCCCTGACCCCCCCTAAAAGGTCTGAGTATGCATGTATAGAACTGTACCACTTCTGAACTGAACCCTGAACAGTGTGGTTGCCAGGACAGTGTGACAGTGAGTTGTTCTCTGGTTTTCCATCTGTGTATGAGCTTTGTTCAACATGTACCTATTCGGTACATGTCTGTACCGTATCGAGAGACCTGCACCAAATTGGTACAGTATGAAGTCCTACCTTTACACCACTAGAAGATACCATACCCAAAGCTCAGGTAAAGGAATCAGTCTTGGAATCTTCCTAtccttacaaaataaataggACTATTGAACCTGGCTAGTACTCAAAAATGTATAAGCCTCTGAGAATATAGTTTCTTAGACAGACATTTAGTTCTAGTGCTTTACTTGATGTGTTTAAGTACACTTACCTTCTTTGTCTCTTCTTTGGTACATCGTTGTCTGTTTGAAGATCAGAAGTAGCCTCTGCTCGTGCAAGCTTGCGTCGAGCATCCTCATATGTGTCTGtcaagtgacaaaaacaaaacaaaacatatggTTACAGCTAAATTGTTACATCTACCCCCTGCCATCCACAACCAAAAAACCCTTTTCTTTACCTGCATGTCCAAGTGCACGCACACTGTATGTCCCCCATGAAGCATCTGGTCTTTGCCGCTGTTTCACTGCCTTGGTGATATTAAGATTGTGGCCTGCTGGCCAAAAACAGTCCGTCTTGTCCTCATCAGTGAACCAACATGATGGAATAATATCCACAAGAGCCCTTCCTTCACTTGACACTTCCTCTCTGAACTCCACAATGCTGAAGAGGGGCATGCTGCAAAGTTAATATTAGGTAGATCAACAGTCGTGTAACTGGGGAAAAGCCACTTTTTCATCTTGAACAGGAAGCAGTATCAGTTTTTTTGTCAAGTCAGTCAGAAGCACGCCATGAAGCCTGTCAGTGAGCTGTGTCACCTTTCTGATCCCCATACAAGAAACGTCAATAGGATAATTGTAAAAGCATCCTTGTCGCTCGTAAAACTGGCACACAGCATACACTTCTCCAGATGCTGCAGACTCCACAATGTTCTTCACAACAGCAACTTTGGCCTCAACATCAAAGCAGTTGTTGCCTTGAGAGCAAGATATAATGTTTCCCTCGTATATGTACCTTTTGTACTGTATACAAGAAGGAAAGTTTGAGAGAGTTGGACCACATGCATGTGGTGGTTGAGGCTTGTTCCTCATTTCCTTGATCTTTCCTTGAGGACAGCTGGGTTTTTCACCTAAGCGTCGAACAACTTGTTGGACAGGGTTTTGTGGTCTTCTTACCAGCCTCTTTAATATTCCCAGATAATTTTCGAAgggaaaacatgaaacattgtCTAGGGGACCAAACTTCCTTGCATCATCAGCCAGATGAATTAAAGAGTGGGTGTTGTACACAATGTGCTCTGTTCCATAAATCTTTGCAAAATTGGTCACATAACATTTCAATAGTTTGTCCGCATAATCACAGTATTTGCTACACAAAGCTGGGCTAAGAAGAATTCTTATTGCTACAGACAGCAACATAAAGTTCTTGTATAGTCTTGGAGGTAAACGTCCTTTAAGAACCACGGGGCCTGTGTACAACAGAAACTGTCTGAATTCTGTGGCCTTCCACTGACTGTATTCCATGAGTGACCGTGGTTTTCGAGCAAAATTCCTCGGCAGATGTCCTCTGATTATTTTTAAGTGGCTGGAGATAACTGCAATggtggctgcagaaaccctaCACCGTAATGGTCCTTTGATCCACAGACTCACAAGTTTTCGCACATTTCCTAGGCAAACTAGATGCATGTAGTCAAGAACAAAGCATGACACCATTCCCATGCCTAGCTCTTGTAGGGGTGAAACACCATGATGATGTTCCTCATCTGCCATATGTTCAAACTGTTCATCTGTTCTCAGTGGTGCAGCCAGATCTGGAAATACAACCCTGTTCTCTGTTCGAACTCCATGCTCGGTACAGCGTTCACAGGAGCTGTAACCTGAATGACCCTTGGTACGTTTTAAGAAGGCACGGGCAGGGGCATCACAGATAAAGGCATCAGGAAGTGCAATCTTGTAATGTATTCCATTGTAATGTAAACCCACCTGAGTTACATGCTTCAGGTCCTGGATGAAGTCCTTCAGGTATTCCTCAACAGAATTAGGCTTTGTAGGACCTGCATACAGACCAATGATAATAACATTACATCCTGGAATTTCTTTGACTTTGGCCAAAATAGGCCATAACTCCATTTTTGAGCTTCGGAAGAGGGGCAATCCATCAATGTTGACACGAAGAGTTAGAGACTCAACTGAAGGTTGAGATTGCTGTGATAGCAATGTAGTTAGAGCATTTGATATCCCAAAATGATGATAACACCCATCTCCAATGTCTTTGACTTCACATGTTTTTGAAGTTGATAAAAGAGTCCTTGGATCTTTGGGAAGATCCAGGCCGCACTGCACTAAAATTTGTAGTAGTTCTGACAGGgcactgtgtgaaatgttgcGACTTGCTGCCCAATCAGCCAACTTCCTTTTGACATCAGTGCAAGGGTCAGTTTCTTCAATGCAACCCTCAGAATCAAATTCTTCATTGCTGTCACTGGATAACATGTCATAATCCGGTTCTTGGTCACTTTCATATTGAAAATCCTGCAAATCCAACACTTCCATTTGAATATGGCTTTCTGGTTCGATGACATGGCCTGGATTtgatgagacactatttttgaGACCATAATGTTCGAACATCTGCAAGTGCTCCGCAACTCTTGCTTTAATTCGTCTCCGTTTAGTCCGCGAGCTACTGTGGTAATCCATTTTTGGATCTGAAACAAAATAGATTAACAACTAGTTAGAGATGAGAATGAACAGTTCTAAGGCATCATATTCACAAAACTTAAGCATTCATTTAGTTTAGCATTCATCGTGGACAGACCAGGCTGATGTGAGCCTACACAGGGCAGACTTTCATGACTTCATGCAAAGTAGATCTCTGCACTCACATGCTGATCAACCCAAGACACATTTCGGACCGCCTCCCTGCATTTCATGCTGACAGTGTCttcagcaaataaataaatatgagcgCAGAGcccttttatttatctatttattgatatttattgtatttttatattattgtatttatttccaCCTTATATTAAATTTTTGAGTCctatttttatgtaatttttctttctttatttttatatatatatatatatatatatatatatatatatatacacacacacacacgcacatatatatcaatttatttttatttttttacccaCAGGATGTTGAGTGCGCTCTGTCAACGTTGCATGCTACGCAGTAAAGACGTTCCCATTCTAATCAATACAGCATCACCCTGAGTCTATCTTTGATGCTTCCACAGAgcagacaggaagtcaagcGTGGAAGAGGCCCATGTCATCCGGTgaattccaaaataaaacaccatatgtGGACTCCTGACTGTTAATTAGTTAAGGCAGATGAGAAATACTCCCTGGTTATGGATTTATCATTAACATAGAACAACCCCATGGTCTATCCCTGATCCATGTCAACCATAACAGGACTTAAAGCTGTTAACTCTGTCTGAAGGTACAGGTAAAGTAGAACATAGTTTACATTactaaacaggaataaacctgGAAAAAcgaaattttaaaaacactgttgcTTGTTCACATACAGTAGAAGCACAACGGTCACAGAATAATATCAAAATTTAGCAGGAAATAGATCGCAGAAAGGCAAATCAACCTGTTGTATGTTGTTTTCTGTATACTGAGCCCAGCTGCCATGGGATGCGCTACACTGCTACTACGCTGCTTCTACGCTGCAAACACACTTCCAGCGGGCATCTGCGCAACGACGAGCGCTGCCTGGCAGAGCCGGGACGGGATGCTGACGGAACGCACCCAGCACGGATCCTGTGGGTTTTGGGCTTTATATCAACATCGTGCATCTGTGTAATTTCACagcacaaatgaatacaaacatgCGTTGCTAGGTCAGTCTTGTTATAACGAGGATATCTGCTGTGGAAATCTATTTCCACGGACAGATTTAGCGCAGACAGCCTTTAATTTCTGCACAGCCTTTGAATAACACTTTCCCGCTGCCCCACTCCATCAGCTATAGCCCACTGTCAGACACCTACAGACCAGAATCAGCCTCTCAATAGGCATCTTGCCCTTGGCACCGACGTGCGTTAATCAAGCTATGGAGTCAACCACCCGTCCCTCATCTCATCTTTATTTCAGATACTAATTTGGAACTAAACAAGAAATAGTGTCGTTATCTCAATTACATTATCCTCTCAACTTTACAAAAACCCGCGCGGTCTACGTGGCTAATGTTACCTGCTAGCTGCACCACCTGTAAGGCCAGACTGTTCAGCCAGCTAGCTTACCATGCCACATCTAACTCCGATCCTCCTGAACATAATAAACTTAATGTCACACATAAATCAAGCAACGATAACATGGACCATAATACGGGAAAACCAGTTGTTCAAAATAGTTTAACAATTTGTCTTACCTTTTGCAAGGATATCTCTGCAAACGAAAAGGGAAGAATGAGGTAGATGCCAAGATTCGCGCTGAAATGCGTCTTTTCAAAAATATCCATCCGCCAGGGTTGTCAGGCCTGTGTGACCAATCCATGGACCAAActagtagtgatgggaagtgcggctcttttcagagagccggctcttttgatttGGCTCACAAAGAAGAGCCGACTTTTTCGtcggatcttttgtagccgtatattgtaactttgcaaaaactaacagtttgttttgaaaacccttttacatacagttttttttatgagaagccttaaaattgcctaattttgtgaatttattctgttacaaaagcattcttacttttgtttagtattttaatcaaacttttttattgcataaattaacaaaaaaacgCAAACATATCCAtagaacagaaccaaaaccaaactcaagcaaacattatgtaggcattgagaaaaatcagatgcctcagctcggatgggctgatccgatttctcccaGATGTAGCcacaatacacagcctcccctccatcaccttcaccagaCGTGATGACATTTCACCACACAAAAGGTTTCGGTCTGGCACTACTTAGTGAAATGGAGGAATACTTTTAAGTGCTTCACATGTAGGATGTAGAAATAGGcaatacttttcttttctttctttctttctttctttctttctttctttctttcttttttcttatttttttttaaatttcatacaaTTTGGGTATCTTTTGATGTTAGtaaactgatactgatactgaaaCCTATACTTtagaagaaagaataaaatattggactattatttttttta from Notolabrus celidotus isolate fNotCel1 chromosome 3, fNotCel1.pri, whole genome shotgun sequence carries:
- the LOC117810515 gene encoding uncharacterized protein DKFZp434B061-like is translated as MPLFSIVEFREEVSSEGRALVDIIPSCWFTDEDKTDCFWPAGHNLNITKAVKQRQRPDASWGTYSVRALGHADTYEDARRKLARAEATSDLQTDNDVPKKRQRRRSMRAPPLESSEEESDTCGDDEVPPSPPIEFGSHFKAYKPIVSARVTSHDAYSGSTSTPYRVNDYSSTPTLQSPSATPTLQSPSATPTLRNPSATPTLRSPSATPTLRSPSATPTLRSPSATPTLRSPSATPTLRSPSATPTLRSPSATPTLRSPSATSCVSSASSASSSLNSASSLGEAMCIKLLTLLEEVKDTQRVHSKMLNTLLKQREASTLSEPPQGAVFPLTTIDDVQAMNEKLSDLEFMSRVVAMVGEIGGSSIDDATRRMMAFIMSPDLALQYNLFGRHGKKPFRELRLFDLVYGALKKNILTKDINHKDAEKAFSKWFTGARDRGGKRAVRAQREFNRRGETQALQSQDETQIQ